CAAAAGTCACAAAAGTTAGATACCAAAATTATAAGCACAGTATTAGAGAGGATCTATGTCGCTAGTAGGTGTCTGTGTTGTAGTTCATATAGACATTTTATGTGCATCATGTTACAAAATTAGGCATGTTCTAGAGATGACAGGTACTGGAGTATTTAAGACTAGATCTAGAAAGAAATGTAGGGTTGTCTGCAGAATTTGGGAAAATTGAAACTGATACATAGATGGATGTTTGTACTGCTTGCCTGCTTATATATTGTGGATATGCATGGACGGTTTCCATGATGTTGTCACCTATGTAtactaatgtaaaaaaaagatagtTTTACAATTTATTAAGAGCTGCAAAATTACGTGCTACACATAACAGCTGTATACAAAAGTTCCAGCGGTGTTGGCTACACAATGAAAACAATCAGTCTATATGTagcataacatttaaaaatgtgccTTAAAACTATACAAAGAGAAAGTTAAACaacaaatatgaaaatgaaGACATACCACTAGTTTGAGAAACATGCCTAGGCTGGTGTGTGGTGCATGTAAGTCTTATCATGCCAGCTTAAACGGCTGGGGCTTCAGCTTCTGTATTTATAGACAATTTGCACTATTTTTTGCACTGTgcatgtgtttattatttttgtaagtgTGATTTTTTATAATACGAGCACAGAAACATGAAACCAGAGCTTTGGCATTTTGGTGGAGCTGGGTCCCCTCTTATGAGTCCCTTCCCTTCTTTGAAGATTTCTGAAAATTCAGCCCATCTGCAGACATTCTGGAAGTGCGGTCCCTGAGGTGAAGAAGAAAGGGACCTGGTGTACAGTGTGGCTATGTGGTACATTTTGGCACTTGGAgcacctttccttttttttttcctttttacagCAGAGCCACTGAAACTTGgagcttcaataaaaaaaacatattccggcactcagcaagGTGACTGCCTAAAGCACTTTGTGTGCACTAATGCACTTCCTCAGTACTTACTGGTGCCCATCAGAGTAAGCAATATACTActattgtacaaaaaaagtcacaaatgcatctagaaaacaaaaatcaaaccATCTAAATACATTAATCCATCGGATATCATGTTTTTTACAATGTTACCGGTAGATACAAAAGGACAAACATTTGATACATAAATGCAAACAAATCAATACATAGgtagaaataaagaaacaaataatcaAGTTATTTCAGTAAACATTAAGTAATGGAAATATATTGAGAACTTGTAAAGTTATTTGgattaatgtatgtttaaaatgtatctaattGTTGGGTGGGTGCGAATTTGAGACCCTTTTTTAGGACTGCAATTTGCCCAAAAGTCAATTTATGGGACGACAGATTAAATATTCCAGCTGTTTTGGTAAGTGCGTCTTTTTTATCTATCATAGTTTGTTTCTTCACTACTCCACTTCTCCTCTTACAAATTTGTCAGAACCCCTCACCAGCTCCCAGCCTTGCAGGGCTGAttatttggctgaacacatctcctgttgCCAATGTACGCACACCTTCTATTCAACCAGCTGAAGTGCTAACTTGCGCAACAGTTTCAGCGGGTCTAATAAGACCCCCTCTGTGCACATTCCTAGCAGTAATCGAGTGCTTTCAGAAGCCAAAACTGTTTTAGAAAGCGGACAGAGGGTAAGGTACGCTCAGTGATGTATTCATTTTGAGTGTTAACCCCAGAGAAGCACCCTCAGCTGCCCCCTCTATCCTTGCTGCTGAGTAAATGTCACTATGCCTATTAAGGACGCACAACACCATGGGACTGCACGGTGTGGTGGCAGGGGCAGTTAGGCACATGTGGAGGGGCTGCTGCCATAGGCTATAATATGCAGCTCTGGAACAGCAGCTTCTCCTGAgggtgtgttttttctttcacctAAATAATGTACAATAAACTATTTCAATAGGCTTTCTTCATTAGTGGTGCTGCATTAAGTGTCTGTTTATCGTGGGGTAGAGTCTTTAGAGTGCCCAACTGACGGAGCAGCACACCACTAAGCATCCAGCTTGCCACATGCCAAGTTGAAGTTTGACTAGCCATTCATGTTTCATGAAACTGGAGAATTTCAATGGCAACTCTCTTGATAACTGCCAACAGATAGGACGCTGTGGACCAGCCTTAAGTTCTGAACCTAAATGTGAAACGTTGACAGCTTGGGGCTAAGGCCTTATGATGCCAATGcacaataatcataataataattattattattattaataataataattattattaataataataaaaagctcCTGAAGTGTATGCCACAAACCTACCCTTTTAACGAACAATCCCTAGAGAAGACACCCTATGTATTGTGTGGGTAAGCTATAACACTCCCATTATCCTCAGCCCGCCTTTTGCCTTCACTTCACATACGTTTAACTTTCCACAAGTCCGCCACACACCACTGAGGGCAGAGGCTAGAGCGTCTAGTTCCTTTCCAACACAACTTCCTGTTCCCGTGCGCTCCCATAAGCCAACGCGAATACCCCTCCTCCTTCCTTTCCTCCCCGAGAAGCCGCTGCTGCTACAGCCGCCATCATGGTGAGAAGCTTCGTGTTTATTTTAATCCTTTTCCATCTCGCAAATCCCCTTCCTAACGTTTGATTATTAAGCGACGCTTGGCATCTGCTCACTATAGGCCGTCTTGCTGGGAGGGTATTGTGGCTGAAACATCGGATACTTTAATAAAAGAACATGTATCTCTTCCTGTGTGCTGTGGGGCCTGATCGCTCTCATCCGGGTATTTCTCTCAGTTGATTAGGCTGTTAGTTTTTAGTGTTTGGGCGGTTATTTGCTAAAAAAGGGAATGCTGTCTTTTGCGTTAAAAGTTTTATCGCAGATGGACAGACTTCATGCCCGGTGTTCGGATGCTGTATTATGCAGTGACTCCGGAGGGCTGTATTTTATCGTGAGGATGTCTTCTGTGGTGTTCTGGTAAAAGTAACTTTATTATAGTGGAATCCGTTGATTAGTTGTTATGGCCTAGTGTTTGTCTGTTGTTGTGAGCCAAACGCATGAATGGTATTCAAGGAGTCACTCTGGCAAGGGTTAAGCCTGTGCATAAGAGcttcatatttactaaaaagtGAAGTGTATTTTTTGGCATGAAGCGTTATTTGTGTAAGGTGTCTTGTGCTGGCTGTAGTTTGGCGCCTGGTGGAATCTGTTCATGGGAAGTTGAGACAGTCTGGCCTCCTGCAAACCTTGAGTGGGCATTATCTTCATTGGCACATGTCTGTCTGTAGGATCTCTCTGAAGCTCGTATAATATATAGGTGAACATTTTGTCGTGACGTCAAATTCTGTCAGGCTAATGGAAGTCCTGCTGATCAGGAACATGCTTCAGACATTAAATCATTGATGTGTGGTCAGCATCTCCTAGATTGCATATATTTCTTAGACTGGAGTTCCATTACTCTTGATCCCAACTGCATTTTGCCCAAGAATTTCATTTTTAGTTGTTAAATGGGTTATGTGGCCCACCTTTGATTACTTTGAGGAGGATACAGACAATTGATAACCTTTTATTTGTGCAACATATCTATAGCGCTTTAAGCCATGTTCCTCACCTGGGAAGGTAATGTGATGGCACACTGCATGTTATCACATATTTTGTCTTTCTGTAACCATTGTggcaatgtttatttttttattcctgttGTTTTAACAGAAACCTATAATGCAACagtctttttgttgttttattgcaGGGAGTAGATATCCGCCACAACAAGGACCGCAAGGTGCGGCGAAAGGAGCCCAAAAGCCAGGATATCTATCTGAGGCTTCTGGTTAAGGTAAGCAGCCTAGAGTGCCTAGGGGTTTTGGGTAATAACCAACATGTCTTTTCCCCAATTTCTGCACTTTGAAATTTATGCTTAACTCTTAACGTACTTTTCAGCTTTACCGTTTCTTGGCCCGTCGTACCAACTCCAACTTCAACAAAGTTGTCCTAAGACGTCTCTTCATGAGCCGCACAAATAGGCCACCGCTCTCCGTGTCCCGCTTGGTAagtaaattcattttttccaGATTCAATCTTGGCGGTGGAGAATGTAGTGGATGGGACTGGCTGCCGGGAGGTGTACAGTGAAACATCTCAAAGGCAACTGAACGAACACTGTTTGCTTTTTGGTGCCTCGGGTCTGCCCTCTTAATGGATGCtctgttttattataaattgtCATGTCAAGTTAATAACATGTTTATTGTATAAGCAGTATACAAAAAGCACAGCTGAGACGGTACtgaggttaaccccttaatggcaaagcccgaacatgcacgggctcaaaatgcattgttttctatgggtttagggactgccccattgtccttaaggggttaatgtgcctGATTAAAGCAACTTGTGTTTTGCTATTTgtagtgtacaacaggaaacaGTTTTGTTTAAGAAAGTCCCTCTAACTTTAGTAAATGTAGCTACCACTGTTTGTTGTGCCAGTAAATGTGCAGGTGAAACACTGCTATGTAAGTGTCAGGTCTACCTTAAGATGGGACCAAATAGATAGGAATTAAAAAAGCAGGGTCCTCTACTACCTTACCAGTATGTGTCAGTCCTCATATAAACGTCATGTGTATTCAGGCAGTTTAGGGCAGGACGCTGTccctttgtgtatttttctCTTACTGTAAATGGTGCTATAGAGTCTGATGTTGCTCTATGAAGTCTAACTAAACATCAAGCTCATGGATGTATGTTTCTAACTGAACCTTTTCTAACTTGAAAGATGCGTAAAATGAAGACGCCTggacgtgaaaacaaaattgcagTGGTGGTGGGATGCATCACAGATGATGTCAGGATCCAAGAAATCCCAAAGCTTAAGGTAAACAAACATTTACTGTAGCATTTCTTTTTCCTGAAAACTACTCGGGAATATGTACTCTGCTTTGTTTTATGAAAGTTTTTTGGAGTTTTAAGAGCTGATCTTAAGTTTTTACGATCTTACTGGTGCCTTTATCAGATGGCATTTCCACAGTTAAGCCAATGATCTAAGATCTGAGTGCCTGCTGTTGATGGCAGTGGTGGATGATAACAGTACACAGTGGCACCATACGCAGACTGTAGATGCCACATATCCTGGAATCGAtgggaaaatataatatatttataaatcctGCTTAGGAGTTGCTAGTTCTGCTGTGAATCCCTAGTTTTctcatttaaattgtatttagttAACTAAGAGCTTTTCCTATGCCCTACAAATGTGCGCTCATTTATTGAACGTAACATTTTGGTGTTTACAAACAAACTATATCATGTATTAGAAacctgcttaaccccttaatgacaaagcccgtacatgtacgggctcaaaatgcattgtttttgatgggtttaggcaccgcccattgtccttaaggggttaaggtgaaCATTATGGAAGCAATCATCTTCAGGTCCATTTTCAGGCAGTGCATAAACCCTTATAAGTTACTAAATCCTTGAGACTGACTAACTCTGGTTATCTTTGTAATAGTGGGGAACAGAATATGCTGCTTTTGCCATAGTGTAACTATATGTATTAAGTGTGCATTTACTTATTGCTTTAAAGTTTATCATTAAAGGAGGTGctgttgtattatttatatatattactcacACACCCCTTATAACGATGCAAATCAAGCTGCAGCTAGTTCGAATAGATTAACTAGTTCTGTGAACACAaccattatattttgtttcattaagtTTTCAAAGAGCACTGAGGCAACCAAATTTGTTTATGTGGAAGTAGCCTTGTTTTCAAGTAGACCTTGATCGTGAAAAAGCAGCCTACAGGCCAGTCTTAAAATTGCCTTATAACCCCACAGGAAAGATCTGAGGTGTTACCAGAAGCCTTGACTTGCTAATCTTGTGTCTGAGGAGAATTCAGTTACTGTTTTGCAGGCattctttattataattttgcaaTTCTACAAAGTGAGAGCTTTCCGTTTCGCTACAGGTTTGCGCACTTAAAGTGACTGGTGGTGCACGCGACCGCATTCTGAAGTCTGGAGGACAGATCATGACATTTGATCAGCTGGCTCTTGCTGCCCCCAAAGGCCAGAACACAGTTCTCTTATCAGGTGACTATCCCATTGGATTGCATATAAAAGTTACAAATTGTGGTTTGGGTCACCGTTTGCATGTTTTACTCAACAATTGATTCTGCATTTTGCAAAGCATATTTCTCAATAGGCTATCAAGATCGTAGTTGATTTTTAAACAATTGGCATCAAATTGTAGAGGTTATTGAAATGCACTGGATATGGGTGAAAACCATCACCGTTATGCTAGATTTTAGAATCTAGACTAACATAGATCATAGATCTACAAAACAGTCACTTATACTAAAGAAGGAATTTACAGGTTTTGTCCAAGCAAATATACTTTAGGAAACCAACccttctctgttctgtgtaGGTTAAATTACATAAGCTTTTGTTGACAGCTTACCTAACTAaattttggggggagggggggtttgaGCTTTCAGCGATacattatgtttgtgtgtattcttGATGGATCTAAATCTATTGAATCAGAATGTGTGATGCTGGCAGCAGATAGGATTCAAGGCTTGCGTGTTTAGTCCTTTAGTAGATCTTGGTTTAAAACATGTAAATTATTGTATTTGTGGCAATTGGCCCAAGAAGCTATATCTTACACGtgcacttttttaatatttccattTAGGACCACGTAAGGCACGTGAGGTGTACAGACACTTTGGCAAGGCACCCGGTACTCCCCACAGTCATACCAAGTAAGTTGGCTAGATGTTGGGGTAAACATTTTCGCTTGCAGTGCGACCGGGCCCGTGACTGTCGGTGACCAAATAACTGAGGAGACATGTTGGTCCCCTCGGAAAGTAAAAGTGATGCATGCTGACTTTAGTGGATCAGGCAGATATAAACGTACTCAAATTGCTGGGACACTAATAGTCCAAACCTCCTGCAATAGtagtaaaatatttgtaaatgggATACAGCGATCAAAGGGGACTACATCAATCTTTTTGTCTGTTTCTTACAAACAATTCTCCATCTTGGTAAAATTACAGCTTTGTTCATAATTAGCCACAGATGTGGTTATTTTTTGGGATTATGAAGAAATGCCTGTTTTACTTTTTGCAGCTATGCAAAAGATCTGTCAAGGTGACTTTACAACAAGTGCTTATTTTAAGTATCTTTTGTGATCTTTCCATAGCTTTTACACATACCTTGTATTGTGCTTGCTTGCGCTAGCTACAGATGTCAAATATTCAGAAAGGATGGGAGTGTTCTGGAAAacattttcagcaaaaaaatgaataacataGTTGTATGATATTGTATACTGATTTTATAAACCAACTCGGGTCGttaacatgaaagcatggatccaatTCCTGTTAGGGTCTGAGACAAATAAGCCTTTGCTCTCATTAGGTGCGATTTATAGTTCTGTTTTGAAGACTATCACTGTCAATATTAAACAAACTTTCATTTTTAGGCCCTACATTCGCTCCAAGGGCAGAAAATTTGAGCGTGCCAGAGGACGCAGAGCCAGCAGAGGATACAAGAACTAGAGTTTTTGTCTATGCTTTgtacacaataaaaacaaattcaagTCTTCAACTGGGTTTCAAGTCTTAATTCATTTCACCTTAACCTAccgtaattttatttttgtgcattttagTTCTCCGTCTTTTATTGGGCATATGTGTACCTGGTTTATTCAAAGGGATAAACTTTTCTGGTAGTTTTTAGGTCTGAAAAAACACACCGGCTCTTCTTACAGAAATGAGAATGAATTACTGCATAAACGTAAGAACAATTCTTCCTTTATTCGGGTCCGTGTTGTCCCATGAATTAAATTCACTAAAAGTACATCCCAGCTATGTAGTATCCCCAGTCAGATAAACATGCCTTCCAAGCATAACACTCGAAAGCTAAACTGTCTGTAAGGAGTGTTGGTGTCCTGTTAATGAGGCGATCTATACTATATGCCCTAGCAACCAGTAAGAGGCTGCCAGCTGCCACATATGTGTTTATAGACTCAGCTGGCATGCTTCATATGAAATTGTGAGGTGAAGCTTTGAAGCTTATGAAAGCCAAAAagttatgcagaaaaaaaatgagctggCTGTACTATGGTAAGAGAGACCGTTGTTGCAAATTCTTCACGTGAACACGGTTGTCACCTGAATATTTTGCGGCTTTCAGATTTGAAAGTACTTGGaattgtaattgtgtgtattctttagaagaagaaaaatgtatttagcaaAAACGTGTAGGACTGCAGAAAGCAACATTCTTGTCTAGATTTAGGATAATCCCATCGGCTCATGCAAAA
This window of the Spea bombifrons isolate aSpeBom1 chromosome 12, aSpeBom1.2.pri, whole genome shotgun sequence genome carries:
- the RPL18 gene encoding 60S ribosomal protein L18, which gives rise to MGVDIRHNKDRKVRRKEPKSQDIYLRLLVKLYRFLARRTNSNFNKVVLRRLFMSRTNRPPLSVSRLMRKMKTPGRENKIAVVVGCITDDVRIQEIPKLKVCALKVTGGARDRILKSGGQIMTFDQLALAAPKGQNTVLLSGPRKAREVYRHFGKAPGTPHSHTKPYIRSKGRKFERARGRRASRGYKN